In a genomic window of Nothobranchius furzeri strain GRZ-AD chromosome 14, NfurGRZ-RIMD1, whole genome shotgun sequence:
- the LOC139062628 gene encoding spectrin alpha chain, non-erythrocytic 1-like isoform X1: MSDLSAYGSSIQALKEQAQSCRDLKANESRLRDINKVASELESEGLMAEEAPMVQAQQQEHLGSAPGKVRVVLRLHQNQTWCLCYHSFVCLQDEADSNTASPWKTVRLGVQTTANFNSIKVRGSSSLPV; encoded by the exons atgtcggacctgtcggcttacggcagcagcatccaggccctgaaggagcaggcccagtcctgcagg gacctgaaggccaacgagtcccgcctgagggacatcaacaaggtggcatctgaactggagtcagaaggtctgatggctgaggaggctcctatggttcaggctcag caacaagaacatctgggttctgctcctggaaaggtgcgtgttgtcctccgcctccaccagaaccagacgtggtgtttatgttaccactcatttgtttgtttacaggatgaagccgactctaacacggcgtcaccctggaag accgtacggttgggcgttcagacaacggctaactttaattccatcaaggtaagaggaagctcttcccttcctgtctga
- the LOC139062628 gene encoding spectrin alpha chain, non-erythrocytic 1-like isoform X2 encodes MSDLSAYGSSIQALKEQAQSCRDLKANESRLRDINKVASELESEGLMAEEAPMVQAQQQEHLGSAPGKDEADSNTASPWKTVRLGVQTTANFNSIKVRGSSSLPV; translated from the exons atgtcggacctgtcggcttacggcagcagcatccaggccctgaaggagcaggcccagtcctgcagg gacctgaaggccaacgagtcccgcctgagggacatcaacaaggtggcatctgaactggagtcagaaggtctgatggctgaggaggctcctatggttcaggctcag caacaagaacatctgggttctgctcctggaaag gatgaagccgactctaacacggcgtcaccctggaag accgtacggttgggcgttcagacaacggctaactttaattccatcaaggtaagaggaagctcttcccttcctgtctga
- the slc15a1a gene encoding solute carrier family 15 member 1, translating into MADHEDPKTGKKNKGTSKEVCGYPLSIFFIVVNEFCERFSYYGMRAVLVLYFKYFLRWDDDLATSIYHTFVALCYLTPILGAIVADSWLGKFKTIIYLSIVYAIGQVAMAVSAIHDITDTDRDGTPNNMTFHVVLSMVGLFLIALGTGGIKPCVAAFGGDQFGDHQERQRRTFFSVFYLCINGGSLLSTIITPILRAQNCGIYSKQKCYSLAFGVPAALMVVALVVFIVGSGMYYKAKPEGNIMGDVCKCIGFAISNRYKHRSKQYPSREHWMDWAEDKYDKLLIAQIKMVLKVLFLYIPLPMFWTLFDQKGSRWTLQATTMDGNFGAIVIQPDQMQTVNPILILTLVPIMDSVIYPLIKKCGLNFTPLKRMTVGMFLAALAFVCAAVVQIEIDKTLPVFPSNFQSQLKLLNMGNHPVTAGLPGYGQVTLQAAQASEEYFTFEEDQISISVSGPEMKRNISLIKGQRQTLLIPLTISDEWQLTADLTTKPEEGNNAIRFVNGMNKPVNVSTSEVVFGQIEKFHYSNYSQIRNGRATFFLQSGQLSCAFSRDFGFGSSYTFFIPSTLSLGSNCQESITGAEDIKPNSVHMALQVPQYFFITAGEVMFSVTGLEFSYSQAPSNMKAVLQAGWLLTVAIGNFIVLIVAEVAKLPKQWTEYVLFASLLLCVCIIFSIMAYFYTYIDPTEIEAKFRRNVGDDDDDKNDKQRKLEMEMMKRDLDRSDDEHYKGKQTKM; encoded by the exons ATGGCTG ATCATGAAGATCCCAAAACTGGAAAGAAGAACAAAGGAACG AGTAAAGAAGTGTGTGGATACCCGCTCAGCATCTTCTTCATTGTTGTTAATGAGTTCTGTGAGAGGTTCTCCTACTATGGAATGAGAG CGGtcctggttttgtactttaagtaCTTTTTAAGATGGGACGACGACTTGGCCACCTCCATATACCACACCTTTGTGGCTCTCTGCTACCTGACCCCCATTCTCGGGGCCATCGTGGCCGACTCCTGGCTGGGAAAGTTTAA GACCATTATCTACCTGTCCATTGTTTATGCGATTGGCCAGGTGGCGATGGCGGTCAGTGCAATTCATGACATCACTGATACAGACCGAGATGGGACCCCAAATAACATGACCTTTCATGT AGTGTTATCCATGGTGGGTCTGTTCCTCATCGCTCTGGGTACCGGTGGCATCAAACCTTGTGTGGCTGCTTTTGGTGGAGACCAGTTTGGCGATCATCAG GAAAGACAAAGAAGAACGTTTTTCTCTGTTTTCTATCTGTGCATCAATGGTGGGAGTCTTCTGTCAACCATCATCACTCCGATCCTCAGAG CTCAGAACTGTGGTATCTACAGTAAACAGAAGTGTTATTCCCTGGCCTTCGGTGTCCCTGCAGCGCTGATGGTTGTAGCACTCG TGGTGTTTATTGTGGGGAGTGGTATGTACTACAAAGCTAAACCTGAAGGGAACATCATGGGGGATGTGTGTAAATGTATCGGG TTTGCAATAAGCAATCGCTACAAACACAGAAGCAAGCAGTACCCAAGTAGAGAGCACTGGATGGACTGGGCGGAGGACAAATACGAT AAACTCCTCATTGCTCAAATAAAAATGGTGCTGAAGGTTCTCTTTTTATACATCCCGCTGCCAATGTTCTGGACCCTGTTTGATCAAAAG GGTTCTAGGTGGACTCTGCAGGCCACCACAATGGATGGAAACTTT GGGGCGATTGTTATACAGCCGGATCAGATGCAG acAGTAAACCCCATCTTGATCCTGACTCTGGTTCCCATAATGGACAGCGTGATTTACCCTCTGATTAAAAAGTGTGGTCTGAACTTCAC ACCTTTGAAAAGAATGACAGTGGGGATGTTTCTGGCAGCGCTTGCTTTTGTCTGTGCAGCTGTGGTTCAGATTGAAATCGAC AAAACTTTGCCAGTTTTCCCATCCAACTTCCAAAGTCAGTTGAAGTTACTAAACATGGGCAATCATCCAGTTACAGCTGGGTTACCAGGCTATGGTCAGGTGACTCTTCAGGCAGCTCAG GCCAGTGAAGAATACTTCACTTTTGAAGAAGATCAGATCTCTATCTCAGTAAGTGGCCCTGAAATGAAAAGAAATATTTCATTGATAAAAGGACAGAGGCAAACACTTCTCATCCCCTTAACCATCAGTGATGAATGGCAGCTG ACTGCAGATTTGACTACTAAGCCAGAAGAAGGAAACAATGCAATCCG ATTTGTTAATGGAATGAATAAGCCAGTAAATGTCTCCACTAGTGAAGTAGTCTTTGGACAAATTGAGAAATTTCATTATTCCAACTATTCCCAGATCAGAAATGGAAG GGCAACATTTTTCTTGCAGAGTGGGCAGCTGTCGTGTGCATTCAGCAGGGATTTTGGATTCGGAAGTTCATACACTTTCTTCATTCCTAGCACTTTAAGTTTAGGATCAAAT tGTCAGGAGTCCATAACTGGTGCGGAGGACATCAAGCCAAACTCTGTTCACATGGCTCTCCAAGTCCCACAGTACTTCTTCATCACGGCTGGTGAAGTGATGTTTTCTGTTACTGGTCTGGAGTTTTCTTACTCACag GCACCCAGTAACATGAAAGCAGTGCTGCAGGCAGGCTGGCTGTTGACCGTTGCTATTGGCAACTTTATTGTCCTGATTGTAGCAGAGGTTGCGAAGCTTCCCAAACAG tGGACGGAGTATGTCCTGTTTGCCTCCCtcttgctgtgtgtgtgcatCATCTTCTCCATCATGGCTTATTTCTACACCTACATCGACCCCACAGAGATCGAGGCCAAGTTCAGGAGGAAtgtcggtgatgatgatgatgataaaaacGATAAGCAACGGAAGTTAGAAATGGAGATGATGAAGAGAGACTTGGATAGAAGTGATGATGAACATTATAAAGGCAAACAGACCAAGATGTGA